Proteins encoded in a region of the Nicotiana tomentosiformis chromosome 9, ASM39032v3, whole genome shotgun sequence genome:
- the LOC104111429 gene encoding probable LRR receptor-like serine/threonine-protein kinase At3g47570 → MATSAMTHTNITTDQLILLSLKSQIISDPSHFLDGSWSRATPVCHWVGVTCGSRHHRVRSLNLSNKALTGRIPQDFGNLTFLVSLDLGRNNFFGKLPQEMAHLRRLKLLNLSFNNFKAEIPSWFGFLHRLQVLSLRNNSFTGSIPSTVSNISKLETLDLTYNSLEGQIPKEIGNLENISFLSLAGNKLIGYIPTSISNASMLEMLRLSRNFLQGNIPEWIGNLHNLNHLAIEHNQLAGSIPFSIFNISKLEVIAFTNNSLSGSLPTGLCNRLPLLKELHLSLNKLRGHMPTSLSNCSELQDLSLSVNQFDGPIHSEIGSLRNLQFLYLGFNHFTGIIPQEIGNLVNLAELDIYKNHITDSVPISIFNISSLQYFSLGKNHLKGSLPREIGNLTKLKVIDLSQNMFSGEIPKEISNLIELEELYLGYNSLSGSLQTTIFNISRLRMVHLSAINLLGTLPSNIGSILPNIEHLFLNGLTNLVGTIPHSISNCSRLTILELSQNKLTGLIPNSLGYLTHLQALNLEGNNLTSDSLLSFLTSLTNCRNLTYLYLDLNPLNGMLPVSTGNLSTTLTKFYAANCKIKGRIPNEIGNLSNLLDIDFSGNNLAGLIPTSIGNLRNLQRLFLYDNKLTGFIGDNLCKLPRLGSIYLSQNYLSGSLPNCLGNITSLREILLGSNKLRSNIPASLWNLKDLKVLDLSSNNMGGFLPPQIGNLKAASQMDLSMNQFSNGIPKEIGGLQDLERLSLRHNKLQGSIPDSMGNMVSLEFLDLSQNNISGTIPKSFEKLQYLEYFNVSVNKLYGEIPSGGPFKNLSSQFFLFNEALCGSLRFSVSSCPTSSKHRSNRKRMLVLFLLLVFVPITFVLVWIRYRRGKRAPQQADSLSIVTRERISYFELLQATDALSESNLIGSGSFGSVYKGILRSGTAIAVKVFNLQLEAAFKSFDTECEILRNLRHRNLMKVITSCSNLDFKALVLEYMPNGSLDKWLYSHNYFLDIMQRLNIMIDTACALEYLHHGCSVPVIHCDLKPSNVLLDENMVAHLSDFGISKLLGDDESDLYTKTLATLGYIAPEYGLDGLVSTKCDVYSYGIMLMETFTRRKPNDEMFEGDLSLKQWVSYSLQEAIVDVVDANLVTPQDNHLNKKLDCVASIMKVALDCCVESPARRIDMKDVVGMLKKIKIQLLAC, encoded by the exons ATGGCTACTTCAGCCATGACTCATACCAACATTACTACTGATCAATTAATTCTTCTTTCTTTGAAATCCCAAATCATTTCAGACCCTTCTCATTTCTTGGATGGGAGTTGGTCGCGAGCTACTCCTGTTTGCCATTGGGTTGGAGTCACTTGTGGTTCCCGCCATCACAGAGTGAGGTCGTTGAATCTTTCCAACAAGGCTCTTACCGGAAGAATTCCACAAGATTTTGGAAACCTCACATTTCTTGTTTCCCTTGACTTGGGAAGAAACAATTTCTTTGGCAAATTGCCTCAAGAAATGGCACATTTGCGTCGACTAAAGTTGCTTAATTTAAGTTTCAACAACTTCAAAGCAGAGATTCCTTCCTGGTTTGGGTTTTTACACCGACTTCAAGTTCTAAGTCTTAGGAATAATAGTTTCACTGGATCCATCCCCTCTACAGTTTCCAATATTTCTAAGTTAGAAACTTTGGATTTGACATACAATTCCTTAGAGGGTCAGATCCCAAAAGAGATTGGAAATCTTGAAAACATAAGTTTTTTAAGCTTGGCCGGAAACAAGCTCATAGGTTATATCCCTACGTCTATCTCGAATGCCTCAATGTTGGAGATGTTAAGACTCTCTCGCAATTTCCTTCAAGGAAACATCCCAGAATGGATCGGCAATCTTCACAACTTGAACCATTTGGCAATAGAACATAATCAGCTTGCAGGTTCTATACCTTTCTCAATTTTCAACATTTCCAAACTTGAAGTCATTGCATTCACAAACAATAGCTTATCAGGAAGTCTTCCCACTGGTTTATGCAATCGTCTTCCATTACTCAAAGAGCTTCATTTATCTTTGAACAAGCTTCGTGGTCATATGCCTACAAGCTTGTCAAATTGCTCAGAGCTTCAAGACTTGTCTCTATCAGTTAATCAGTTTGACGGACCAATACATAGTGAAATTGGAAGTTTACGTAACTTGCAGTTCTTGTATCTCGGATTTAACCATTTCACAG GGATAATTCCACAAGAAATTGGAAATCTTGTTAATTTGGCGGAGTTAGACATATACAAAAACCATATTACTGACTCTGTCCCGATCTCCATATTCAATATCTCCTCGTTGCAATACTTTTCACTAGGGAAGAACCATCTCAAGGGATCCTTACCACGGGAGATTGGCAACTTAACCAAGCTGAAGGTTATAGATCTTAGTCAAAATATGTTTTCTG GTGAAATACCGAAAGAGATAAGCAATCTCATTGAGTTGGAGGAGTTATATCTAGGGTATAACAGTCTTAGTGGCTCACTTCAAACAACGATCTTCAATATTTCAAGGTTGAGAATGGTTCATCTTTCAGCCATCAATCTATTGGGAACTCTGCCATCGAACATAGGTTCTATTTTACCTAACATAGAACATCTTTTTCTGAATGGCTTGACCAATCTTGTCGGGACTATACCTCATTCTATTTCCAATTGTTCAAGACTTACAATTCTAGAGCTTTCTCAAAATAAACTCACAGGCTTGATTCCCAATTCTCTTGGATATTTGACTCATCTACAAGCCCTAAACTTGGAGGGAAACAATTTAACGAGCGACTCATTATTAAGCTTCCTGACTTCCTTAACCAATTGCAGAAATTTAACATATCTTTATCTAGATTTGAACCCCCTAAATGGTATGCTTCCAGTCTCTACAGGGAACCTTTCCACTACTCTTACAAAGTTTTATGCCGCTAATTGCAAAATCAAAGGGCGGATTCCAAATGAAATTGGGAACCTAAGCAACTTATTAGACATTGATTTTTCTGGAAACAACTTGGCTGGATTGATTCCCACATCAATTGGCAACTTGAGAAACCTTCAACGCTTGTTCTTGTATGATAACAAACTTACAGGATTTATTGGTGATAATCTTTGTAAATTGCCGCGCTTGGGTAGCATATACTTGAGTCAAAATTACCTTTCAGGATCTCTTCCTAATTGTTTAGGGAACATCACTTCCCTTAGGGAGATACTTCTTGGTTCCAATAAATTGAGATCCAATATACCAGCAAGCTTATGGAATCTTAAAGATCTAAAGGTTCTTGACTTATCGTCAAACAACATGGGCGGCTTTTTACCTCCACAAATTGGAAATCTAAAGGCTGCTTCACAAATGGATTTGTCAATGAATCAGTTTTCAAATGGCATTCCTAAAGAAATTGGAGGATTGCAAGATCTGGAGCGACTTTCTTTGAGACACAACAAATTGCAAGGATCTATACCTGACTCAATGGGAAATATGGTAAGTTTGGAGTTCTTGGACCTTTCTCAAAATAATATATCAGGAACAATTCCCAAGTCTTTTGAGAAACTACAATACCTAGAGTATTTCAATGTTTCCGTCAACAAATTGTATGGTGAAATACCCTCTGGGGGTCCTTTCAAGAACCTCTCAAGTCAATTTTTTCTCTTCAACGAAGCATTATGTGGTTCTCTAAGATTTAGTGTCTCATCGTGCCCCACTTCTTCAAAGCATAGATCAAATAGGAAAAGAATGCTAGTTCTATTTCTTCTACTGGTATTTGTTCCTATCACCTTTGTGCTTGTATGGATAAGGTATAGAAGAGGTAAAAGAGCTCCTCAACAAGCTGATTCATTGTCTATTGTAACAAGAGAAAGAATTTCATATTTTGAACTGCTCCAAGCAACTGATGCACTAAGCGAGAGTAATCTGATTGGTTCTGGAAGTTTTGGCTCTGTCTACAAAGGCATACTCAGAAGTGGGACTGCTATTGCAGTTAAAGTGTTCAATTTGCAATTGGAAGCGGCATTCAAGAGTTTTGATACAGAATGTGAAATTTTGCGCAACCTACGCCATAGGAATCTCATGAAAGTCATCACTAGTTGTTCCAACCTTGATTTTAAGGCTTTAGTACTCGAGTACATGCCCAATGGAAGCCTCGATAAGTGGTTGTATTCACACAACTACTTCTTAGACATCATGCAGAGACTGAACATAATGATAGACACGGCATGTGCATTGGAATATCTCCACCATGGGTGCTCAGTGCCTGTGATTCACTGTGATTTGAAGCCTAGTAATGTCTTGCTGGATGAGAATATGGTAGCCCACCTTAGCGACTTTGGTATTTCAAAACTGCTTGGTGATGATGAGAGTGATTTATACACTAAAACCTTAGCAACATTGGGTTATATTGCACCAG AGTATGGACTAGATGGACTGGTGTCCACAAAATGTGATGTCTATAGTTACGGGATCATGTTGATGGAAACGTTTACAAGGAGAAAGCCTAATGACGAAATGTTCGAGGGGGATCTTAGCTTGAAGCAATGGGTGAGTTATTCACTCCAAGAGGCAATAGTGGATGTTGTAGATGCCAACTTAGTAACACCACAGGATAATCACTTAAACAAGAAGCTAGATTGTGTGGCATCGATCATGAAAGTGGCACTAGATTGCTGTGTTGAATCTCCTGCAAGAAGGATCGACATGAAAGATGTCGTAGGGATGCTAAAGAagatcaagattcaacttcttgcATGTTGA